The genomic region CCGGTGCCAACGGCTACATCATCGTCGACTTGCCCCCCACCGAAGCCGTCGATTTTAGAAACACCTGTACCAAGGCAGGCATGTCTTACATCCCCCTCGTCGCCCCTTCTACCAGCATCGACCGAGTCAAGTTCTTGACTTCTATCGCCGATTCTTTCATTTATGTGGTCTCCAAGGCAAGTCGGACTTTAACACCGTGATGGCTGAGCTGACCATTTTGTCTCTCTTGTAGATGGGTGTCACCGGTTCCTCCTCTACCGAAAACATTTCAGCTTCCCTCCCTGAACTCGTCAAGCGTATCCAAATGTTCACGACCATCCCCCTCGCTGTCGGTTTTGGTATTGACAACCGTACCCACTTTGACTATGTTACAGCTTCCGGTGCTGATGCCGTTGTCGTTGGATCCAAAATCATCAAGCTCATCTTTGAGCATGCCGATGACGGTCTTGCTCCCAAAGTCGTCGAAGACTATTGCCGAGAAATCACTCTCAAGGGCCAGAACCCTCCCCCTCTTGGCCGAAAGAATGCTGCtgcccctcctcctcccaatGGCGGTACCGTCTCCCCTCCCCTCCCCATTCCCTCTGGCGCATCCCTTAACGAGTCCGAAGTCAAGGTCACCGCCCCCGGTAAACTTCCTTCTCGATTCGGTCTTTTCGGTGGTGCCTATGTCGCAGAGTCGCTTGTTGACTGTTTGAACGAGCTTGAAACTGCCTATGCCGAGGCGAAGGAGGACCCTGCGTTCTGGAAAGAGTTTGAGGATATGTTTGGTTACATCAACAGACCTAGTGAACTTTACCTTGCCGAGAGGTTGACCGAGGAGATGGGCGGTGCCAGGATTTGGCTCAAGAGGGAAGATCTTAACCACACTGGTTCTCACAAGATTAACAATGCCGTTGGCCAAATTCTCCTCGCCAAGCGATTGGGTAAGCGAAGAATTATTGCCGAGACGGGTGCCGGTCAGCACGGTGTCGCCACTGCCACCGTCTGCGCCAAGTTTGGCATGGAGTGTGATATTTTCATGGGTGCAGAGGATGTGAGGAGGCAAGAGCTCAACGTTTTCAGGATCAAGATGCTTGGTGGCCGTGTTATCCCCGTCACGTCTGGTTCCCAGACCTTGAAGGACGCTGTCAACGAGGCTTTGAGAGATTGGGTCACTCGATTGGACACTACGCATTACCTCATTGGCTCCGCCATCGGTCCCCACCCGTTCCCCACCATCGTCCGTGACTTCCAAAGGGTTATCGGTCGAGAGATCAAGTCACAGATGCACGAAAAGATGGGCAAGTTGCCTGATGCTGTCGTTGCCTGTGTCGGTGGTGGCTCCAACGCCATCGGTACTTTTTACGACTTTATCGAGGATCCCAGCGTGAGATTGGTCGGTGTTGAAGCCGGTGGCCATGGCAAGTCTTTTTAAACACTTTCTTGTTACTCTGCTAACAATCTATTGGTAGGTATTGACACTGAGGCACACTCCGCTACATTGACCAAGGGTGTCATGGGTGTCGTCCACGGTTTCTCTTCTTACATTATCCAATCAAAAGAAGGTCAGCTCGTCCCCACGCACTCCATCTCTGCCGGTCTCGACTACAACTCTGTCGGTCCCGAACACTCTCACCTCAAGTATAGCGGTCGAGCGGAATATGTCGTGGCGGACGATTTGCAGTGTCTTACGGCGTTCAAGATGTGTACCCAGTTGGAAGGTATTATTCCTGCTTTGGAGAGCAGTCATGCTCTCTGGGGTGGTATGCAGTTGGCCAAGAGTTTGCCCAGGGATAAGGATATTGTCATGTGAGtccctttctttttttttttttttcaagGTGGAAGGGAGTTTGATTTGGACGCAACTGACGTTTATGGTGTGAAATCAGCTGTTTGAGTGGAAACGGTGCCAAGGACGTTGCAGAGGTGCTGTTGACGTTGAAGGACAAGGAGTGGGCGGACAAGCTTGACTGGCACGTTGCGCAGTAGAGCTGGTATGTAGTAGTAGTTTAATGGTAGACCTTCAAAATACGGGGCATCCCAGTATGCATGTTACCTTACAGGCGATGGCCGAGGGACAGTCGCCGGGTTACATACATACATACAAAACGTCATTCGGCAAGCGCTTGAATCTTTTGCGGTCTCTGGTTGTTATGCCTTGTTCCcattcccttctctcctttttttttctgaGCGTTCTGCCAGTCTTTTTATCTTTGTAAACTTGCCAAGACATGACACAAACAGCTCTTACTGAAGAATGGGTCCTTGGACCAGAGGGTACTCCATTCTACACCAAACGTGTGAgcatatatatatatatatatatatatatatatatgttTCCGACACGTTTCTTTCAAAATAACCAAACCAGACGCTGATCTCAAGCTTTCTTGTATAGTGGTCCCCGAGCACTGGCGAGATCAAAGCCTATATTCTCTTTGTCCACGGTTTTTCCGAACACATTGCCCGATACGACGTGTTCTTCAACTACCTTGCGTCTTTTGCCAATCTTCACATTACCGCATATGATCAGCGGGGGCACGGTCGGACATCACAGGCGCCCTTAACATCATCAAGCGCCGAGGtgaaaaaatggaaagCGGAGGGGAAAACGGTGAGAGTTGAAAAGAATGGGAAGCGAAGAACTGGGGGATGGGGTAAAGTGTTTGGAGATATGGAATGGTTTTTGAAGGGAGAGAACGTGAGGGCGGGTGGGAAACCCTTGTTTTTATGGGGTTTCAGTATGGTGGGTTGCACATGCGGAAACGTGTAAAGTGGTGGGTTTATGGAGGATAACTAATGGAAAAATCAGGGAGGTGGGCAAGCACTTGCTTTTCCTATACGACTGACGCCGCCGCCATCGAAAGAGACGATTCATATGCTGTCGGGCGTGATTGCAGGTGGACCTCTCATCAGGCTTAGCAATCCTGCGCCGGGATACCAAGTGGGCTTTTTGATTTTTTAGCAtatgaaaaaaaaatcgGGCTGACGCGTTAGACAGGTCAAGGCTGGATCTTTTGCAGCCAATATTGGTTTGGGTTCGTTCTTGATCCCGACTCCTATGGACTACAATGTGTGTCGATAAACGCCCGGGTTCTGGGATAATGACTGATGCACGATCATGATAGCATTTATCACACGACGCTGGGCCCAACGAATCGGCCAAATCTGATCCTTTTTGCGAACAGGTCGGGTCGCTTCGGGGTGTTGCCGACATGTTGAATGGTGGTGAATGGCTTGACAGCCCTGACGCTTGGGATAGATGGCCAGCTGCTCTGCCACTGCTGTGTTATCATGGCGGCGACGATAATATATGTGATGTACGGGCCACTAGGCGGTTTATGCAAGGTGTGAAAGCAGAGGACAAGACGATCAAAGTTTTCAATGTCAgttctttccttctttggTCTCTAtaaggagaggaaggaaaagggcTGACGAGAGGGTATATGTTAGGGCATGTACCACGAAGTACACAACGAAACGGAGCCGACACCAAAGGAGCTCGCAAAGATTGTTTCCGAGTGGATTGATACTAGGATCATCCAACCCACCAAGACGCAAGCTGCAGCGCCTGTTGCCGGGCAGTCTAAACTGTAAAGGAGTCTGACATGGGGTAAGGGGAGGGAGTACGTCCACATGCGCATGTATAGTTATCGCCAGCAGCAAGAGAGATACTCTTGTACAAGGAAGTGTAAATACATAAATCGTGTCTGATATACGGAACATACAATCCAAGGAAATCTAATAATTATCtataaaaaaaaaacccCCCAGACAGGCAAAGCAGACCCAACAATCACAAACCACGATTCACCCCTGCACAACATTACGAGCCgccagcagcaacagtgtTTTGGCTTTTAGTCTACAGCTCGACCTTGCCTCCAGCAGCGAGACCCATACCCTTGCGCACTTGGCCGATTCCCCCCCCGACCTGACCTCCAACCCACTCGCCAACTCGAGGAACGAAATAGTCGAGGTGGGCAGCTTCGTCGCCATAAACATAGTACGCATACCGTCGCGAGAGGTAGGCGAGATGGCCGGGAAGGTAGGCGTAGACGGAGAAccagaagaggagggtgaTGATGGTCAAGGTAGACCCTATGGTGTGGACGGGTTGTGAGTGGACGTGTTGCGGGCGGCGATAGTGGGGGGCTTACAGATGACTGCCTTTTCCCATGGCTGCATCATGGAGAGCGCAAAAGTGCACTCGAATTTAGTGCTGAAAGTCAAGGAACGGGCGTCAGTGCGGCTGCGGCTGCGGGGCGACGAGAGGGCCAGACTCACGACCACTCCCATAGTTTCCTTCTGATCCCGGGTGGCGGCCTTGGTGTGTAGAGCGGCTTGTTGGTGGATGGAGCGGACATTGTGGGTGGCGAAAAGAAGGGTGTGCGAAAGGCAAGGAAGCGAGTGAGGtagaaaggaaggaaggagaatgatggACGGGCAGGGCAGTGCAATATTTTGAGGGAGACGCGCCACGCGAGGCGGGCAATGCACAGCTGCGCCCAGGCACCCAGCCGCATGATCGGCGCTTGACGCGAGTTTCGAGATCACCAGACGGTGAAATGGTGACAATTTGCCGCTCTCACTACCTGTACCAAAAGTCTATATAAAGGACACCGAAGGCCTGTTTTTAACACCTCTCTCCGTGGAAAACAGATGGGGAAAGGATATTATACGTTTACGTATAGGTTTATGGCACTTTATAGTTTACATTTGTATATATACAATATCATGAGCGATACCATTTTACGGGTCGAAAAGGGGAATGATTATTCAGGATCCACCGTACAGACCATGACCGAGTCCTTGCCCATCGTCTCTGTATGAACAGTCTGGAGCGCTGGAAGGCCCCTGTCCTCGCCCTATGACAAAAAGGTTTAGAAAGATTATTATAGAGTGGCAAGAGT from Cryptococcus decagattii chromosome 3, complete sequence harbors:
- a CDS encoding tryptophan synthase, beta subunit; this encodes MAEQLKQVYADKKAQDQAAFVTFLTAGFPTRDATVPLMLALEAGGADIIELGVPFSDPVADGPVIQKANNVAIENNVHYSDCLEYVRQARAQGLKAPVLFMGYYNPIIAYGEEKAVKDAREAGANGYIIVDLPPTEAVDFRNTCTKAGMSYIPLVAPSTSIDRVKFLTSIADSFIYVVSKMGVTGSSSTENISASLPELVKRIQMFTTIPLAVGFGIDNRTHFDYVTASGADAVVVGSKIIKLIFEHADDGLAPKVVEDYCREITLKGQNPPPLGRKNAAAPPPPNGGTVSPPLPIPSGASLNESEVKVTAPGKLPSRFGLFGGAYVAESLVDCLNELETAYAEAKEDPAFWKEFEDMFGYINRPSELYLAERLTEEMGGARIWLKREDLNHTGSHKINNAVGQILLAKRLGKRRIIAETGAGQHGVATATVCAKFGMECDIFMGAEDVRRQELNVFRIKMLGGRVIPVTSGSQTLKDAVNEALRDWVTRLDTTHYLIGSAIGPHPFPTIVRDFQRVIGREIKSQMHEKMGKLPDAVVACVGGGSNAIGTFYDFIEDPSVRLVGVEAGGHGIDTEAHSATLTKGVMGVVHGFSSYIIQSKEGQLVPTHSISAGLDYNSVGPEHSHLKYSGRAEYVVADDLQCLTAFKMCTQLEGIIPALESSHALWGGMQLAKSLPRDKDIVICLSGNGAKDVAEVLLTLKDKEWADKLDWHVAQ